GTCGGAGTAATAGGGGCACATGATCTACTTACGTGGACTGCGGATCGATGAACGCACAGATGTGCATGGCCCTACGCTCCTACCTCCGACTGCTTTTGACACAGCTGCTGGTTAAACGCAGCCTGGCGATATCAGATCGTCGTTCTGGCCCTCTGGCCTCTGCTAGGCCTTGGTAATTTGGTAGGGGCCAGGAAGAATTTACTTCCGAGTGGATGAGTGCGAGAACCAATCAAGGTCGTTAAAACAGAGGGCTTGGCGTGCCGGTAACATTAGCTTCAAGAGATTTAAATTCGACACCAAGATCAAGATATAGGCATAATTGTTCCCAAGCACACGGTGCGGGTAGCAGGTGGGTTAATCGCTTCGCTTAGCTGGGTAACCATTGCGAGCGTCCGGGCAGGCAGCAGCACGGCAGATTTGGTTTCCGTAATGGCGTTGAATACTGACAGCAGTGGGTTGGGACAAGATGACTACATTTGGGTTTTGGACCACATGTACCGTCACAGACTAGTACCGCCCGTATTTATGTGCAGTAGGATCACTGCACTTGCCAAAGAAAAAAGTGGTAATGCATGCCTAACCAAATCACCGAGAGCATCCTACTAAAAAAAGGGTTCATGTAACAAAAACTCAAGGAAAATATTAGATCATTCCATTTTATCCATctagaaattttttttacaacttGGCCTACaagtttttcttattttttctgGACTGCATCCATGTGGGACTCCAAATGGGAGTGGGTGTGCTGACGACTGGTGTCTGAATTCTACAGGAGTGATGGGCCTAGGCCAGCTCACAGTCACACCGACCCTCCTCTAGTCCTCTTCCTGCCGCGTCTGGCGCCTGCCGACGCTGCCGTGCCACCCTGAAGCACCACTGCGGACTGCCCAGTAGCCGTTCCAAACGGCAAGGGACTGACCAGCCAAACCAAATCCACGGCCATCACTAGCAGGCAAAACAACAACTGCGTCTAGCGCACAGTCACATCGACGTCGCGCGTACATCCAACCACAAGACGGGGACGCACCAGCTTTTGCGCCCTGTACCCTCCTGCTCGTCACCCCGCCTCACTTTACTCCACTTCAGTGCTTCACTGCACTGCACCCACtgctgcggcgcggcgcgcgccaaGAAGGatgccgacgccgccgctgtgcctgctcgcggcggtgctgctgctgctggcgccgGCCGGGGCGCAGGAGACGTGctcgggggcggcgccggccccgccgcggcgcggggcgTGGATGTCCGTGGCGGGCTTCGGCGCCGTCGGGGACGGGCGGACGCTCAACACGGCGGCGTTCGCGCGAGCCGTGGCGCgcatcgagcgccgccgcggcgcgcgcggaggcACGCTGCTGTACGTGCCGCCCGGGGTGTGGCTGACGGGGCCTTTCAACCTCACCTCGCACATGACGCTCTTCCTCGCCCGCGGCGCCGTCATCCGCGCCACCCAGGTAGGCCGCCTCTCGAGCTCTGGTTATCCATGGCCGTCGGCTTCCTCCTCGTCTCTGGGACGGCCATACCTTGCCGTGGCACCCACGAGCAGTACTACGAGCTAAGCTTGCGCATCCTTGGAGCAGGACACGTCGAGCTGGCCGTTGGTCGACCCGCTGCCGTCGTACGGAAGAGGGCGCGAGCTGCCTGGTGGAAGATACATGAGCTTGATCCATGGCAATGGTCTCCAAGACGTCTTCATCACAGGTCCTTGCTCTGCGCAGACTGCGTACTGCCAGTCAGCCACTCCTTCCCTCGCCGGTTATGCAATGTGTCCGCATAGGTTGTCTCTACAGCACTAGGCAGCACGGTACTTGAGTGATTCACACTGAAAGCTCGGCATTTTGGAGCAGGTGAGAATGGCACCATTGATGGGCAAGGTAGCGTGTGGTGGGACATGTGGAAGAAGCGCACGCTGCCCTTCACAAGGCCGCACTTGCTGGAGCTCATGTACTCCACCGACGTGATCGTCTCCAATGTCGTCTTCCAGGACTCGCCGTTCTGGAACATTCACCCAGTTTACTGCAGGTGAGCACCCAGAGGATTCGCCTGATGTTACACAGAGGGAGCCACATTTTTTCAGTCCAATTTGTTTGCTTAATTTGCCTGTTCCACAGGGCTCCAGCTTGCACCTGGACAGGTTCCTGGCCTTGTTACGAGGTTGCAATGTAGTTTCAGGATCAAGTATTGAGCAATAAAATAGCATGAAAATCGATTCACAACTCAAAGACATCTGATTAACTGAACACTGATGTTGGGTCCAATGTATGCTACCTTTCTGTCAAACAGTTCAAGGGTCACAATCATAATCACCTTCTGAATGATCGTTACTTATGCATATGCAGCAATGTAGTAATAGCAAACGTGACTGTGTTGGCACCACATGATTCCCCAAACACTGATGGAGTCGATCTAGGTAATGGATGTTTCACTCGCTTAGTAAATCTGAGCAAAATTTGCGTGTGCATAAAAATTAAGTTACATCTGCATCTTGTACTGCAGATTCAAGCAATAATGTCTGCATCGAAGACTCCTATATTTCCACAGGAGATGACTTGATTTCCATCAAGAGTGGCTGGGATGAATATGGCATTGCCTTTGCTCGCCCAAGCTCTGGCATCACCATCCGGAGGATAACAGGGTCCGGCCCCTTTGCTGGGTTTGCAGTTGGAAGCGAAACCTCTGGTGGCGTGGAGAATGTCTTTGTGGAGCACCTGAATTTCTTTAGCATGGGTGTTGGGATCCATATCAAGACCAACTCAGGAAGGGGAGGATACATCCGGAACATTACTGTCTCCGAAGTGACCTTGAATGGAGCTCGATATGGTTTGAGGATTGCCGGTGACGTTGGGGGCCACCCTGATACATCCTACAACCCGAATGTGCTTCCTGTTGTCGACAGTGTGACAATTAAGAATGTTTGGGGTCAGAACATAAGGCAAGCTGGGCTGATAAGGGGCATTAGGAGCTCAGTTTTCAGTCGCATATGCCTCTCAAATGTAAAGCTCTATGGCAGTGCATCTATTGGGGCATGGAAATGCCGAGATGTCAGTGGCGGTGCACTTGATGTGCAACCATCGCCATGTACAGAGCTGGCTAGTACATCTGAGACAGGTTTCTGTACAACTTAGATCTGATTCTCCCAAGTGAATGTTGTTGCTCTCTGTTCCGGTTAGGCATATAAGTCCTCCTGAGAAATAGCAATAAAGATGTCAGCATTACTGTTTTTTGATTGGCAGAAATGTTTGCTGATTAACTGGAACATGTAACTTAACAATGACCTGTGACTATCCATCAGTCATTACCTTGTTCACAGGGACATTCAGTCCTCCCTTTGTTTCTCTGAAGGATCTCCTGCAGTTCAGCCCTCAGGCCTGATTGAATGGAATCACTTTCTTAAATCTGCTATTCACAGTGGATAATCCAACCTTTTACATGATATGCCATTCATTAGTCACCAGCAGTCATTGCAAGAGCATTTTCCCCCTGTAAAATGATGAAACCTATCGGCATCTCGAAGAATAATCTGCCGGTCACATAGAGCAGAGATATGCTTGGCCACCTCGTGGCAGTCATTGCACATCCTGGTGTTCTTGATCACTCTGATGGGTACCCTGCTTGCATCTGAATGGATCAACCCATAAGTGATCGCTAGCTTCTCAGTGTGGCTGAGCAGTAGCTTCTCCTCTTCTTCTGGAACGTTATATACTATGCAGCTGGTGTCTGGCACATATCCTGCCTTTCTGATCTGAAAAACCAAACCAATCAGCTCTTCATATATCTCTGCAGTATCCGGATGTGGCTTCCCCTCGACTTCAAATACATGGATACTTTGTTCAATCTGTATCCAGCTCCACCCAGGTCGACTATCCAGTGCTCTTGCTTTCATTGCATACTTCAGGCTCTCAGCTTCATCAAACATCTGTTCACGTTCGTACAAACTCACCATCTGCAAGTAGTTGGCTGAATTGTACGGCTCTAGTTTGAACAATTTTCTCGCAGCCACTTCGGCAAGAGCAAGATTCCCATGTACTGTGCAACCTGTTAGAAGGGCTCCCCATAAGCTTGCCGCTGACTTGAATGGTGACTTATTAATGAAGTCCAATGCTTCATCCAGGTAACCGCACCTTGACAACAGGTCAACCATGCAGGCATAGTTCTCAACTGTAGGTGTCACACCATATCCGCTTTCCATGCTATCAAAATACTCCCACCCTTCAGTAATCAACTCCATTGATCTGCAAGAAGTAAGCAGAGCTGTGAAGGTTATACTGTCTGGCTTCAATCCCGAATTACACATGTCGTGGAACAGCGCTATTGCCTCATGGCCTTGCCCATGGACTGCCAGCCCAGTCAACATTGCATTGCAAGACACCAAATTATTCTTCTGAATCCTTTCAAATATCCGCTTTGCACTCGTTAAGCTTCCTACCTTTGAGTACATGTCAATTAGCGCTGTTCTAACAACCATGTCATGATCATACGCTCTTCGCAGCGCAAAACAGTGCAGCTCCTTGCCTTTCTTTAGCAGAGCGAGCCCTGCACAAGCCCGCAGCAAGACTGACATGGTAACTAAGCTGGGCTGGACATCGTCCTTCTGCATCTCATTGAAGAAGTAGAACGAATCTTCATAGTCCCCATTATGGCAGCTCCCAGAGATCAATGAAGTCCATGAAACCACATTGGGAGTCAACCCGATTGCTTTGATCTGCCGGAGCAGCAGCACAGCCTGCGAACTCAGTCCGTTCATTGAGTAACCGGTGATCAGGCCATTCCAAGTGGTTATATCTGGATCAAGCCTATTTATCTTCATCTCCTCCACAAGCTTCAGTGCATTGTCAAACTGACCAGCATTTGCGTACCCTGAAACCAGCGAGTTCCATGTGGTCATGTTTCTAAGCTCCAGGGCGTCGAACACATTCTGGGCATAATCAAGCCGGCCACATTTCGCGTACATGTCAACGAACGCTGTCCCAGTGTACACGTCCGGCTCGAGTTGGTGCCTCAGGAAGAAGCAATGGGCTTCCATGCCATGCGCAAGCTGCCCCAAATTGGCCGCAGACTTGAGAAGGCTCGACATCGTGCTGGAGTCCGGCAGCAGCCCTTGCTCCAGCATGCTCCGAACAACGCCAAATGCTTCCCCGTCGCGCCCGTGCCGTGAGCAGCCGGACACCACGGTGTTCCATGTCGCCAAGCTGGGCTCGTGCCCCGACCACGCCATGCGCTCCGCGAGCTCCAGCGCGTCTTCCACGAGCCCGAGCCGCGCGCAGGAGGCGAGCACCGCGTTCCACGCGACTGCCGCGGCCTCCGTCGTCTCGAGCACCCGCGTGGCCGCGGCCACGTCCGCATTCTCGGCGTACATGCCGGCGAGGAACCCGGGCACGAGCGGGTGCGCGTCGACGTGCCTCGCCGTGACCGCGTGCGCGTGCACGGCCCTCCCCTCCCGCAGCGCCCCCGCGCGGCCGCACGCGTGGAGCACCCGCGCGCACGCGTACCCGTCGGCGGGCACCCCGCGCGCCTGCATCTCCCCGAACACGGCGATCGCCTCGCCCCactcctccgcctcggcgagCATGGCGACGTGCTTGTTCCACAGCACCGCGTCTTTGCCGCCCTCCgcgtccgccgcctcctcgagcAGCCGGCGGCCCGACGCCCCGCGACCCAGCCGCGCGAGGAGGTCCACGAGCGCGCACGCGACGCGCGGGTCCCGCGCCCGCCCCGCGCGGACGGCCAGCGAGTGCAGCTGCGGCGCGAGCCGCCGGGATACGGAGACGCATTCGGCGTCCTGGCCGCCGCGGAGGAGCTCGGCGCACTGTCGCAGGAGGGAGACCAGGAGCCGCCCGTTGCGGAAGGAATCCACGCCTCGCAGCTCCTCGGAGAGGGAGCTGACCTTGAGGAGgtggggcggcggagcgcggGCGTGCTGGAGCGAGGGAGGCGGAGGTTTCGCATGGTGTGGTggggcgtggtggtggtggtggtgggttgGCGGCGTGGGGAGCGAGAGGGAGATGGCTTGCGCGGCCATTGCAGCCTTGCCTGCCTTGCTCCTCGGAAGGTGGGAATGGGAAAAGGGTCACGATTGATTTGCTGTGCAGTGCGGATAAGGGGTTAAATACAAGGTAAATAAAATATCTTTTTTTAGGGGTAGGTAAATAAAATATCTGAGAACGGCGATGTAATCtcaaatgggccggcccatatGGCTCCGGCCTGTCCGGGCCGCTTCTTGCTCGATGTTTCAACGGCTCGAAGCTGAAGATGCACACAAGCAACATCTGCACCTCTATTATCttgcatcaatgtttcaaaGTTTGAACAAATCGCATACAGACGCACCATAGAGCATCTAAAAAAAACTGTACTGACACCGTATGTCATATCAGAATAGGTAAAGTTCATCCATaagaatactccctccatcttaAAAAGGATACAACTCTCATTTTCTAAGAAATcaaacaattttaaatttaactaaatttatacaaagtggtgcattaacatttatattacaaaataaatatCCTTATATTGCTCGTGTAATATGATTTCATACTAACTCTATTTGCATATATAAATATTAGTAATCCTTTTTTATAAACTTAGTTACAAttaaaattatttgactcaTTGGGAAAGGAGAGTTACATtcttattcttcttcttttagaacggagggagtattacaCACGCCTACGAGCGAGTTCACCACCACCGAGAAAAGTTAAGCAAAAAAACCCACAACCACCAATGCCAACACAGGGCCCAAACAATTTATTTGgctcttttttccttttctgtcACAACCTCTTTACAGCACGGGGGGAGAAGTTGTTACGTACGGCCGTGACGGACCGCCGGTAGCTAGGCTGAGTGGCTGACGCGATGGTtcggcgacgagcggcggcgcgtgtcGGTGATGAGGATCACCGAAGCTCGGTGGGCAGCGCCGCCCTCCTGGCGACCTCCTCCCAGTTGAGCGGCACGCGTCCCTCGCGGTCGCGGCTGAGCcgctcctgcgcgccgccgcggagcttctCCAGCCGCAGCGCGTCGCTCTGGTGCATCTTGAACACCTTGAGCACgttgagcagcgccgccgccagccacaGCAGGCTCCCCACCAGGCACAGCCACGCCCAGCTCCGGCCCTGCGCCCAACGCAGACGCACCCGGCACACGATCAGTCACGCGCCGCCGTCGGTACGGCACCCACTCGTCGGATCAGGCGGCTTACCACTAGGACGCCCGGCTCGCGGCGCCAGCTGCCGGAGACGCGGCGGCGGTTCACGACGGCGGCGACCAGGAAGAGCAGGCTCCCCAGGAGCAGGGGCACCTGCACGCTCGACTGCAGCAGCTGCGCGCGGCCGTCGGCGCGCTCGTACACCTGGCACGAGTTCAGCACCGAGCCCAGCAGCCACAGCACCGCCGCGGCGAGCAGCATGTTCGCCGCGTGCATCTCCCGCCCGTAGCTGTACCTCGCGCCCTCCTCGCCCTGCGTGTTCGGCCAATGCTCATCGACGGGACAGACAGAGGACCGATCGCCATGTATGTCCGATGCTGGAAAAGAATCGCTCGCGCGTGTACCTGGGAGACCAGCAAGGCcaagccggcgacggcgaggacgcaCCCCGCCGCGTGCAGCGCCGGCACGAGGAACTCCACGAGCCCGAGCTGGGCGTCGAAGCGCGCCAGCCCCACGCGCCAGTCGACGCCGGCGAGGTGCGCCGCGAGGTCGTGCGCGTTCACGGCCGCGACGGCCGCCAGCGCCACGgcggccgtggcgagccccgccCTGCTGGCCCCGCCGCCCGCGGACAGCGCCGCGAGGCCCGCCGCCAGGAGCAGCGCCGCGAACGCGTACGCGCCCGCGTTAACGTACTCCCACCGGCGCACCGCCAGCGCTGGCCCGTACAGGCGCGCCTCCCTGGCCGTGGCAAGCTTCACCAtggccggtgccggtgccggtgccggtgccggacCCCGGATCGATCGCTGGGCTGCGATGGGAAATGGGGAAGCAAGCaaagcttcttcttcttcttcttcttgtctggCGCTCCAATCCAGAACGAAGCGGTTGCGCGATGGGTTAATGCGCCGGCGCGGCTTCAACTTCAAGGGAGAGGTGGAGGTGGGTGCGGACTGCGGAGACGGGGGGCACCACTAGTCACCGGTGCTCGCGTACGTGGCGGCGTGCATGGCGCCGCGAGGCCTGCGCTCAGACGAGAAGTTGGGACTTGCAAGCTTGGCATTTTGTGTCGGCGGACGAACATTTTGCAGCGCGCGGGCGTGGTCCGTTACATCTGGCATGCCCGCCGCTGCGTTCCTGCGCCATTCTGGAGTGGATAGGTTTTCTAGTCCTTTGTTCAAATGTTCAGTGAGACAGAGATGGATGGCTAGTTGTGGCATGGTTCAGAAACTGGATCAACACCAAATCCATAGAAAATGCATTATAAAAAAATCCGAGGAAATGAGTTTTCTTGATGTTCGACTTTCTTAGTTTCTCGCACCATGTATCGTATTCGTATCCATATACAATATAATGTATGGTAAGAATTACATGCGAGGTCTGCAATACAACCTCACCCGAATGAACTCACCTCTCATCAggactctcacacacacactgttCCTGTTTATGTACATGTCTTCTATTACAACACGGACAGATTTCAGTGCAGTCCTGGATGAACTCTGCAGTCTATAGTGTGCACTGCGCAGTGCAGAGTAGCGGAGGGGTAGAAATATATACAGCAGAGCAAccactctgtttttttttttctcttgtagTACTGCTAGAACATGCTGGTACACCGGCATGCAATGCGTGGTGGCAGGTCCGAATGCTGAGCTGAGCTCACATGTACCTGCGCAGGTAGTCCACCCGCGTGGGGTGCTTGAGCTTCATCAGGGCCTTGAGCTCGTACTTGCGGACCATCTCCCGCGAGATGTTGAGGTTGCCGGCGATCTCGCTGAGCGTGCGCTTCCCCCGGCCGTCCAGCCCGAACCGCTGCCGGATCACCAGGCTCTCCTTGGGCTTCAGCGAATCCAGCTGCAGGCACCAGCCTTGCT
The nucleotide sequence above comes from Panicum virgatum strain AP13 chromosome 3K, P.virgatum_v5, whole genome shotgun sequence. Encoded proteins:
- the LOC120697695 gene encoding probable polygalacturonase — its product is MPTPPLCLLAAVLLLLAPAGAQETCSGAAPAPPRRGAWMSVAGFGAVGDGRTLNTAAFARAVARIERRRGARGGTLLYVPPGVWLTGPFNLTSHMTLFLARGAVIRATQDTSSWPLVDPLPSYGRGRELPGGRYMSLIHGNGLQDVFITGENGTIDGQGSVWWDMWKKRTLPFTRPHLLELMYSTDVIVSNVVFQDSPFWNIHPVYCSNVVIANVTVLAPHDSPNTDGVDLDSSNNVCIEDSYISTGDDLISIKSGWDEYGIAFARPSSGITIRRITGSGPFAGFAVGSETSGGVENVFVEHLNFFSMGVGIHIKTNSGRGGYIRNITVSEVTLNGARYGLRIAGDVGGHPDTSYNPNVLPVVDSVTIKNVWGQNIRQAGLIRGIRSSVFSRICLSNVKLYGSASIGAWKCRDVSGGALDVQPSPCTELASTSETGFCTT
- the LOC120697691 gene encoding pentatricopeptide repeat-containing protein At4g01030, mitochondrial-like isoform X1 — translated: MAAQAISLSLPTPPTHHHHHHAPPHHAKPPPPSLQHARAPPPHLLKVSSLSEELRGVDSFRNGRLLVSLLRQCAELLRGGQDAECVSVSRRLAPQLHSLAVRAGRARDPRVACALVDLLARLGRGASGRRLLEEAADAEGGKDAVLWNKHVAMLAEAEEWGEAIAVFGEMQARGVPADGYACARVLHACGRAGALREGRAVHAHAVTARHVDAHPLVPGFLAGMYAENADVAAATRVLETTEAAAVAWNAVLASCARLGLVEDALELAERMAWSGHEPSLATWNTVVSGCSRHGRDGEAFGVVRSMLEQGLLPDSSTMSSLLKSAANLGQLAHGMEAHCFFLRHQLEPDVYTGTAFVDMYAKCGRLDYAQNVFDALELRNMTTWNSLVSGYANAGQFDNALKLVEEMKINRLDPDITTWNGLITGYSMNGLSSQAVLLLRQIKAIGLTPNVVSWTSLISGSCHNGDYEDSFYFFNEMQKDDVQPSLVTMSVLLRACAGLALLKKGKELHCFALRRAYDHDMVVRTALIDMYSKVGSLTSAKRIFERIQKNNLVSCNAMLTGLAVHGQGHEAIALFHDMCNSGLKPDSITFTALLTSCRSMELITEGWEYFDSMESGYGVTPTVENYACMVDLLSRCGYLDEALDFINKSPFKSAASLWGALLTGCTVHGNLALAEVAARKLFKLEPYNSANYLQMVSLYEREQMFDEAESLKYAMKARALDSRPGWSWIQIEQSIHVFEVEGKPHPDTAEIYEELIGLVFQIRKAGYVPDTSCIVYNVPEEEEKLLLSHTEKLAITYGLIHSDASRVPIRVIKNTRMCNDCHEVAKHISALCDRQIILRDADRFHHFTGGKCSCNDCW
- the LOC120701232 gene encoding uncharacterized protein LOC120701232, with protein sequence MVKLATAREARLYGPALAVRRWEYVNAGAYAFAALLLAAGLAALSAGGGASRAGLATAAVALAAVAAVNAHDLAAHLAGVDWRVGLARFDAQLGLVEFLVPALHAAGCVLAVAGLALLVSQGEEGARYSYGREMHAANMLLAAAVLWLLGSVLNSCQVYERADGRAQLLQSSVQVPLLLGSLLFLVAAVVNRRRVSGSWRREPGVLVGRSWAWLCLVGSLLWLAAALLNVLKVFKMHQSDALRLEKLRGGAQERLSRDREGRVPLNWEEVARRAALPTELR
- the LOC120697691 gene encoding pentatricopeptide repeat-containing protein At4g01030, mitochondrial-like isoform X2, with amino-acid sequence MAAQAISLSLPTPPTHHHHHHAPPHHAKPPPPSLQHARAPPPHLLKVSSLSEELRGVDSFRNGRLLVSLLRQCAELLRGGQDAECVSVSRRLAPQLHSLAVRAGRARDPRVACALVDLLARLGRGASGRRLLEEAADAEGGKDAVLWNKHVAMLAEAEEWGEAIAVFGEMQARGVPADGYACARVLHACGRAGALREGRAVHAHAVTARHVDAHPLVPGFLAGMYAENADVAAATRVLETTEAAAVAWNAVLASCARLGLVEDALELAERMAWSGHEPSLATWNTVVSGCSRHGRDGEAFGVVRSMLEQGLLPDSSTMSSLLKSAANLGQLAHGMEAHCFFLRHQLEPDVYTGTAFVDMYAKCGRLDYAQNVFDALELRNMTTWNSLVSGYANAGQFDNALKLVEEMKINRLDPDITTWNGLITGYSMNGLSSQAVLLLRQIKAIGLTPNVVSWTSLISGSCHNGDYEDSFYFFNEMQKDDVQPSLVTMSVLLRACAGLALLKKGKELHCFALRRAYDHDMVVRTALIDMYSKVGSLTSAKRIFERIQKNNLVSCNAMLTGLAVHGQGHEAIALFHDMCNSGLKPDSITFTALLTSCRSMELITEGWEYFDSMESGYGVTPTVENYACMVDLLSRCGYLDEALDFINKSPFKSAASLWGALLTGCTVHGNLALAEVAARKLFKLEPYNSANYLQMVSLYEREQMFDEAESLKYAMKARALDSRPGWSWIQIEQSIHVFEVEGKPHPDTAEIYEELIGLVFQIRKAGYVPDTSCIVYNVPEEEEKLLLSHTEKLAITYGLIHSDASRVPIRVIKNTRMCNDCHEGENALAMTAGD